In the genome of Methylococcus sp. EFPC2, the window GCGGCGAAGCCGAGCCCGTGCACTAGGCCGAAGACGAAGGCCAGCCAGGGGCGCCGACCGTGCAACCAGGGGAAAAGATTGTTCAGCGCCGCGGCGGCGACGGAGGCGGCTATCGCAGATTCCACCCAGCGCGAGGGCAGATCGAGGTAGCCGAGGGCGGCCAGGCTGAGGGTGGCCGAATGTGCCAGGGTGAAGGCGGTGACGACCGCGACGACGTCGCCCAGTGCGTGGCGGAAGTTGGCGGCGGGCCGCCATGACTTGTCCTGCCGGACCAGCACGGCAGGCAGCAGCAGGCTTAGCAAGAACAGGATGTGGTCGTAGCCCGTCCAGATATGCCAGACGCCTTCCCGGATGAAATCGGCCAGTTCATCCAGCCTGCCGCCGTTTTCGGCAAGCTCGAAAACCCGGCGCGCGTCGTCCGGACCCAGGACCGCGGTCTTCGTTTCCGCGCCGTGGGTGAGGCGCAACAGTCCTCGATGCTGCGGATCGAGATCCCGGAACAAGCGGTAGTCCACGGCCAGTTTCGACACCGGACCCGGGCACCGGGCAGCGAACTGGAGCACGGCGTATTTGCCGTCCGTGTGTTCGTCCACCAGCATGTCGGCCAGCGCCGTCGGGCAGGCCGAGCCGCCGGCACTCAGCGTGAGCCGGGCCAGCGCATAGGTCGCGACTTCGGCTTTGCGCCGGCGCAGTTCGCCCCAGGTGATGGCACCGTCGTCGTTGGCATCCAGGCCCAAGGCATAGTCCAGGTCGCGCAAGGCGATGTCCCAACGGCCGTTCAGGCCATCCGCGCCAAGATCGAGCGTCAGGTAGCTGTCGCTGGGCTTGTGCGCCCAGGCGTCGGTGGTGACGAGGGCCAACAGCAGGAACAAGGCATTCATGGTTCCGCCTTGGCAGGGGCGGCCAGCCAGGCTTGCAGGCGCACGTCTTCCAGCCGGGTGCGGGAGAGAAATTCGCGGACGGGACTTGCCGCGTCGGGTCGGCCCGCCGCGCGAGCCGCTTCCAAGAGGATGCGGGCGTCCCTGGGTTCGCGCTGTACCTGCCAGTTGGCTGCGGCCAGAAGCAAGGAGGCCAGCGCGTCGCCCTCGATATGCAAGGCGTAGCGGGCTTCGTCGCCCTGGTGGGTGCTGTCGCCTCGCGCCCGGGCGGCCGCATACCGCGCCTTCAGGGCCAGTGCGTGTTCGCTCCGGCGCGGGTGGCCAGCCCGCATTTCGGCCAGACAAAGGCGCAGCAGCAGGGGGTCGGCGCGGGTTTCGTCTTGCAGCAGGTCAATGACATCGTCCGGTCGGTCCTGCTCCAGCAGGAAGTCGGCGTAAGCCGAGAGCAGGTAGACGTTGCGCTGCGCCAGGGCTAGCGCCGACCGGTACCAGGACTCGGCTTCGGCCGGTTTGCCCAGCCTTTCGGCCAATTCGGCCAATACACCACGGGTCCACACGGCCTCCTCGGTATCCGCCGGCGCTTCGGAAACGATGGGGACGAGCCGTTTGTAAGCGGCCCGGGCCTTCCCCGACAGACTGAGGGCGGACTCGCGGCAGACCGCCGCCGCCGGTGAGGCGGTCAAGCGCCCCAGGGTCAGACAGGCCCGGAGCGCGCCGGGATAATCGCCCTGCACTTCGAGGATGGCGGCCCGGCTTAGCCAGGCTTGCGGTAGGCGAGAATTGAGGCGGAGCGCGGCATCGAGATCGGCCAAGGCCGCCTGGAATGCGTGGCGGTTCTGTAGGACCGTGGCCCGCAGTAGCAAGGCTTCCGGGTCGGTGCCGGCTAGCCAGGGTGTAAGCACCGCTTCGGCGTGGCCGTAGAAACGCGGGTCGGAATCGGCCCGGCCGACCTCGATGTAGCGCCTGGCCAATGCGAGGGCCAGGTCGCGGCGCTGCGGCCGCTCTCCGAGTGCGGCCCGCAACTCCCGCAGTTCCCGGCGCTCCGGGCGGGGCAGAGGCAGTTTCTCCAGCACCTCGTCGTCGGCGGCGGGCCGATAGGCCTGGGGATAGGCCGCCGTGCTCAGCCACAGCCCCAAAATCGCGATCCAGCGCTTCATGCCCCGGTGTCCCGGCGACGGAGCGCGATCAGCAACAGTCCTGCCGGCAGCAGCAACCAGGTTCCGGGCTCCGGCACCGTCTCGATGCGGAAAGCGAGATTGGCGAGATTGGACGAGCCGCCGGTGGATTCGGCGATGAGTTGGAAATCCAGCGTCCCCGTCGCGACCCCGTCCGGGAGCGCGAAGGTCCGCAGCAGCTTGAGCACATCGCCGCCTCCGGTATCGAACAACAGGCTTTCCGGCGCCAGGCCGCCGACGGCGAAGCTCAGTTCTATGCTGGCCAGCCCCGCGATGACCTGGCTCAGATCCAGGTCGAGGACTAAGCGCAAGGGGCCGCCGGGATTGGCGAAATCGCCGGAGAACGACACGACGGACGAGGCCCGGGCGGATTCGTCTCCGAAAGCCAGGCTTTCCGTGCCGATCGAAACAAAGCCGTCCTCGGCGGAGCCAAATGCGTATGCGCTGCTGTCCGCGCCGCTCGCCGCCGCTTCTCTGAATACCGGCACGGTACCTGGCGGGACGGCCTCGGCGTACGACCGGCTGTCGATGGCACCGCCGAGCGCGTCTCCCACTTCGGCCGAGCCGAGCAGGTCGTATTGGGTGTCGATGTAGGCGACCGGAACGGCCCCGGCGTTCGATGCCGCCCACAAGAGAAATGCGGCCAGGCCGCGATGCATGTGTTTCATGATTTTCTCCCGATCGGTTTTACGTCACATCCGGCAAGTGCGGAGCGGGAGGCAGTCGCACCCGCTCCGCGGCATGCCCGGTCTCAGAACGCGCAGGCCGGCCCCGCGCCCGCGGTGCAGCCGGCCTCGCCCGGATCGATGTGGCGGCTGTCGCGGCCCGAGTGGGCCGGGGCGAGGTAGGGGAAGGTCGCCCGGTAAGGCTTGTCGTTGTCGTTCACGCCGTCGCCGATGGCGTTATTGGGAAACACGTTGAAAGCCGGATTGAACACGCCTACCACGGCCTGGGCGGCGATGTCGGTGACGTCGTCTCCCAGGCGCCGCCCATTCGGATAGCCGGCCGGATCGCTGCCCAACAGGCCGAGCCGGCTATATGTCGGACTGGTCGGCGAGGTGGGCGGTACGCCCGTATTGAGGCGCAGCAGGTCGGCCACCGGTCCTGCCGGCGTGCCGGGCGCGGCGATGGGCGGTGCGTAGGTAACCAGGGGCAACAGGTCGGTGCGCGGCGGAGTTGGTATGGACACGCCGGGCGGCGCGAGGACGGCGTAGACCGCATTGATCACGCGGGCCAGGAGCGGATCGAGCGCGAACGAGGCGAACTGGGCGTCGTTTTTGGGCTGGCTCATGCTGAACTTGTCCTTGGAGCCGGTGCCGATAATGAGCTCGTTGAAGAGCGGTTGACCCATGCGCTGGATCTGCGTCCAGGTAGAGGAAACCAGCGCCGGCGCGCCGGGATTGCCGGAATAGGTCTTCACCTTGGGCCTGGACGTGGTTCCCCAGAAGCCCAGGGTGGCGGCCGGGTCCCCGGCGGCATGCCGGTTGCCGTCGCGGGTCAGGAGTGCGATGGGTACCTCGATGGCGATGGCGTTGACGTTGTAGCCGGCCACGTCGTCGGCGGCGAAATTCTGCTCGGCGGCGATTTCGGCCGGTGTCAGCACGCCCGGCACGCCTGAACCCAATACCCGGAAATTCAGGGAATCGAAGGCCGCCCCCAAATCGATCCAGAAGGGATCGTCCACGGTGCCGGCGAACACCGAAACGCCGCCGGCCAGGGGCCTGATACCTTGCTCGTAAAGGCCCAGAGGCTGGTCGTAGGTGGGCATGGTACGCGGCCCCACGTTGCTGGGAACCGCGATCAAATCGTGTCCCAACACGGTGCGGACGCCTCCCTTGACCATGGTCACGCTGTAGCGCTGGCGCACGCTCAGGCCGGCATCGGTGAGGCTGTTGATGGCAGGCGGAACGATCAGGGTGCCCGGCGCGACCGGCGCAGGGGACCCGGCCGGCGCAAAAAATCCGGTCCCCGCACCCACGTAGGCCGTGAACACGCCGGGCAGGCCGATCTCCGTCCTGAAGCGGAATTCGAAGACCACGTCTTCCACCGCGTCGTTGTTGTTGTCGACGCGGATGGCGTAGAGGATTTCGGGATCGAAAGGAAAGTAGTTCGGACCGTTGGCGGGCTCCAGCAAGGGGTCCACGTCGAGGATCAAAGTGACTTTGCCGGGATCGTCGTAGCTGACGAAGGCGAAGAAGTCGGTGATGTCGGCCTTGGGGTCCAAGGCGGTCAGCGGGGCTTCGCGGTGGTTGGCGCCGTGGGCGATGCCTCCGCACAGGGCCAGCAGCAGAGCCGGGACGAGGGCCGCGGTCTTGAAATGAGCGTGTTGCATGATGTCCTCCGTAGGCGGGTGTGTTTGCACTAAGCCTTACGGAGGAATTCGGAAACCGGATGCAGGCCGCGTAATTCTGGCCCTTGCCGGAAGGATCGCGTCGGACTAGGGCGTTACCTGTCCGCGCACGAAAAGCAGGGCGCCGGTGTCGCTTGAAATGGGGCCGTGGCGGGTGCCGGCCGGAGCCAGATGGTAGTCCCCGGCCCGCAGCAGCAAATCGCCTAAGAAGATATCGCCGCTCAGCATCATGCATTCCTCGTCGATGGCGTGGGCATGGCCTTCCAGTTCGGCGCCGGGGTCCAGGCAGCAGAAGTACGAGCGCCGCGTGCCGTCCGACCATAGCGGCTTGGTCCTGACGCCTGGCGCGAGTTCCTCCCAACCGCTCTCGTCGCGGCCATAGACGGTGAGCGGAGCCCCCCCGGCATGGGGCAGCAGGCCGCCGAGCAATTCTTTCAGCGCTCCGCCGGTGTCGCCGAGCGACGTACCGCGCAGGAAGGCGAGGGCGCCCTGACGGGAGGCGATGCGGCCGTGGCGGCTGCCGGCCGGGGAAAGATGATAGTCGCCGGGGCCGAGATCCAGGTCGCCCATCTGCAAACCGCCGTCCAGTACGATGCCTTCTTCGATCCAGCGATGGCGATGGATGGGCAGGCCCGCGCCGGGCGCGAGTTCCAGCAGCATCGAATTGCCCTCGGAACCGTTCCACAAGGGTTTGTAGCGGACGCCGGGGCGCAGGCGTGACCAGGCGCCACGGTTGCCGCGCACCGTCAAAAAATTCGCGTTATCGGCGGCGCTCCGCGCGATCTTGCTCATGAGCCGCTGCCTGATGGCTACGCCGCGTTGCGGCGGCGGGATTTCCGCGAGGTTTTCCCACAGCAGGCAGTCCAGGTCCACTTGTTCGGCGTCGTCGCCGGGCTTTTCGATGTCGGATTTATTGCTCATTCGTTTAAGGACTCGTGTCGTCCGCGCTCAAGACTTGCTTCAGTTTCAGCAAGGCCCTGCGGATTTGCGATTTCACGGTGCCCAGCGGCAGACTCGTCTGAACCGCGATCTCGTCATGGCTCAATCCGCGAAAGAAAGCCAGCGCGACCAGTTGCAGCGGCAGCGCATCCAGGTCGGACAAGGCCTGTCGCAGGCGCTGGCCATCCTGCAGCGCCCCGATCCAATCCGCGGGGTCGGGGAGGTTCGCCGGAACCCGATCCAGGTCCTCGCTGCCGGTCTCGGCCTGGACCGATTTCTCGGCCCGCCTGGCGTCCAGGGCGCGGCTGCGGGCGATGGTCATGATCCACGCAATCGCCGAGCCCCGTTCGGCATCGAAGCGGGGAGCCTGGCGCCAGACTTGCCAGAAGGTGTCTTCCACCACTTCCTCGGCCAGCGCGGCGCGTCCCGCGATGCGTAAGGCCAGGTGGTAGACCCTGCTAGCCAGACGGTCGTAAATCGACGCTAGGGCCTGCTGATCCTGGTCGACCACGCAGGCTAACAGCCGGCGCAATTCGCCTTCGTCGACTGCTGCGGAAACGGCTGCCGGCGGGGATGAGCGCGACGCGGTGGAGGTGTCGGGAACGAGCTCGCATTCCGGAAACGGGCTGTCCCCCCGCTCGCCGGAATCGCTCACTTCTTCCTCTTCGTTTTCCACCATCGGATAAGTGCCCATTCAGTTCGTTATACGCGCGCGGCGGGCATTCGGATGCCGCACAGGCCCGGGCCGGGCTAAGGCAAGCCGCGGCCCATGGCGGTTCGGTGTCCAAGAGCCATTCTAATCCAAGGTGAAATCCGGCCGCATGCGCTAGGACGGGCGGCGCTCCAGTTCGGGGAAGCGGTCCATGGTGCGCAATTCCGGAAACCCGCGCATCCACAGCAGGGCGACCAGCAGGGTGGCC includes:
- a CDS encoding HupE/UreJ family protein, yielding MNALFLLLALVTTDAWAHKPSDSYLTLDLGADGLNGRWDIALRDLDYALGLDANDDGAITWGELRRRKAEVATYALARLTLSAGGSACPTALADMLVDEHTDGKYAVLQFAARCPGPVSKLAVDYRLFRDLDPQHRGLLRLTHGAETKTAVLGPDDARRVFELAENGGRLDELADFIREGVWHIWTGYDHILFLLSLLLPAVLVRQDKSWRPAANFRHALGDVVAVVTAFTLAHSATLSLAALGYLDLPSRWVESAIAASVAAAALNNLFPWLHGRRPWLAFVFGLVHGLGFAAVLSALALPETARLRGLLGFNLGVEMGQLAIVGIVFPLAWRLSRLRLYRTAVLQSGSVAIALLAGVWLLERGLDVRLLGSAG
- a CDS encoding lipopolysaccharide assembly protein LapB, whose amino-acid sequence is MKRWIAILGLWLSTAAYPQAYRPAADDEVLEKLPLPRPERRELRELRAALGERPQRRDLALALARRYIEVGRADSDPRFYGHAEAVLTPWLAGTDPEALLLRATVLQNRHAFQAALADLDAALRLNSRLPQAWLSRAAILEVQGDYPGALRACLTLGRLTASPAAAVCRESALSLSGKARAAYKRLVPIVSEAPADTEEAVWTRGVLAELAERLGKPAEAESWYRSALALAQRNVYLLSAYADFLLEQDRPDDVIDLLQDETRADPLLLRLCLAEMRAGHPRRSEHALALKARYAAARARGDSTHQGDEARYALHIEGDALASLLLAAANWQVQREPRDARILLEAARAAGRPDAASPVREFLSRTRLEDVRLQAWLAAPAKAEP
- a CDS encoding PEP-CTERM sorting domain-containing protein (PEP-CTERM proteins occur, often in large numbers, in the proteomes of bacteria that also encode an exosortase, a predicted intramembrane cysteine proteinase. The presence of a PEP-CTERM domain at a protein's C-terminus predicts cleavage within the sorting domain, followed by covalent anchoring to some some component of the (usually Gram-negative) cell surface. Many PEP-CTERM proteins exhibit an unusual sequence composition that includes large numbers of potential glycosylation sites. Expression of one such protein has been shown restore the ability of a bacterium to form floc, a type of biofilm.): MKHMHRGLAAFLLWAASNAGAVPVAYIDTQYDLLGSAEVGDALGGAIDSRSYAEAVPPGTVPVFREAAASGADSSAYAFGSAEDGFVSIGTESLAFGDESARASSVVSFSGDFANPGGPLRLVLDLDLSQVIAGLASIELSFAVGGLAPESLLFDTGGGDVLKLLRTFALPDGVATGTLDFQLIAESTGGSSNLANLAFRIETVPEPGTWLLLPAGLLLIALRRRDTGA
- a CDS encoding DUF4331 domain-containing protein → MQHAHFKTAALVPALLLALCGGIAHGANHREAPLTALDPKADITDFFAFVSYDDPGKVTLILDVDPLLEPANGPNYFPFDPEILYAIRVDNNNDAVEDVVFEFRFRTEIGLPGVFTAYVGAGTGFFAPAGSPAPVAPGTLIVPPAINSLTDAGLSVRQRYSVTMVKGGVRTVLGHDLIAVPSNVGPRTMPTYDQPLGLYEQGIRPLAGGVSVFAGTVDDPFWIDLGAAFDSLNFRVLGSGVPGVLTPAEIAAEQNFAADDVAGYNVNAIAIEVPIALLTRDGNRHAAGDPAATLGFWGTTSRPKVKTYSGNPGAPALVSSTWTQIQRMGQPLFNELIIGTGSKDKFSMSQPKNDAQFASFALDPLLARVINAVYAVLAPPGVSIPTPPRTDLLPLVTYAPPIAAPGTPAGPVADLLRLNTGVPPTSPTSPTYSRLGLLGSDPAGYPNGRRLGDDVTDIAAQAVVGVFNPAFNVFPNNAIGDGVNDNDKPYRATFPYLAPAHSGRDSRHIDPGEAGCTAGAGPACAF
- a CDS encoding cupin domain-containing protein produces the protein MSNKSDIEKPGDDAEQVDLDCLLWENLAEIPPPQRGVAIRQRLMSKIARSAADNANFLTVRGNRGAWSRLRPGVRYKPLWNGSEGNSMLLELAPGAGLPIHRHRWIEEGIVLDGGLQMGDLDLGPGDYHLSPAGSRHGRIASRQGALAFLRGTSLGDTGGALKELLGGLLPHAGGAPLTVYGRDESGWEELAPGVRTKPLWSDGTRRSYFCCLDPGAELEGHAHAIDEECMMLSGDIFLGDLLLRAGDYHLAPAGTRHGPISSDTGALLFVRGQVTP
- a CDS encoding sigma-70 family RNA polymerase sigma factor; the protein is MGTYPMVENEEEEVSDSGERGDSPFPECELVPDTSTASRSSPPAAVSAAVDEGELRRLLACVVDQDQQALASIYDRLASRVYHLALRIAGRAALAEEVVEDTFWQVWRQAPRFDAERGSAIAWIMTIARSRALDARRAEKSVQAETGSEDLDRVPANLPDPADWIGALQDGQRLRQALSDLDALPLQLVALAFFRGLSHDEIAVQTSLPLGTVKSQIRRALLKLKQVLSADDTSP